A part of Candidatus Saccharibacteria bacterium genomic DNA contains:
- a CDS encoding thioredoxin domain-containing protein, producing MTKKGWIVFAVLCVGILTGMVVLAQKGKTDISGIDGTKIIPTSEKTGNIAEHVEGNVSSKVVLIEYGDFQCPGCGSAHPIMKKVVEKYKDKIAFVFRNFPLYTAHPNAYAAATAAEAAGLQGKYWEMHDKLYENQSSWKDLGGEERTNYFAGVASDFGLNVDQFKKDLDNENIKKKISVDEALGRKADISGTPSFFIGSKNVGDQYILNGKIVAKGTKDAQLIWGDQAAFETLVLNPALTEAGIPLPE from the coding sequence ATGACAAAAAAAGGCTGGATTGTATTTGCTGTCCTGTGCGTAGGAATACTGACAGGCATGGTGGTACTCGCGCAAAAAGGTAAAACTGATATTAGCGGTATCGACGGCACGAAAATCATACCAACATCCGAAAAAACCGGCAACATCGCTGAGCATGTAGAAGGAAACGTTAGTAGCAAAGTAGTGCTCATTGAGTACGGTGACTTTCAATGCCCAGGCTGTGGCTCAGCACACCCGATCATGAAAAAAGTTGTCGAGAAGTATAAAGATAAAATTGCATTTGTGTTCCGCAATTTCCCGCTCTACACCGCTCACCCGAATGCCTACGCCGCAGCCACAGCTGCCGAAGCCGCTGGTTTACAGGGCAAGTACTGGGAGATGCACGATAAACTATATGAAAACCAAAGCTCATGGAAAGACCTCGGCGGCGAAGAGCGCACCAATTATTTTGCGGGTGTCGCTAGCGACTTTGGACTCAATGTCGACCAGTTTAAAAAGGATCTCGACAACGAGAACATTAAGAAAAAGATCAGCGTCGACGAAGCCCTGGGACGCAAAGCCGATATAAGTGGTACACCATCGTTCTTTATCGGCAGCAAAAATGTTGGTGACCAATATATACTGAATGGCAAAATAGTTGCCAAAGGCACTAAGGACGCCCAGTTAATATGGGGCGACCAGGCCGCTTTTGAAACACTGGTACTTAACCCCGCGCTCACCGAGGCCGGTATTCCACTCCCTGAATAA
- a CDS encoding CBS domain-containing protein — translation MQTVFTLGFSALALLLVLLASMTPRRTILSAYELERRRKQGSVTAADELKREVLLDDVLSVKHVAEALSLVFVVMASLAAFGPVFGVLASVLIALGYGRVAKVDMVHSSAMRAYEAIEPGLLQFLGHNPIVGRAIRTVALAPNEPEISSREELEHLVEEAGHILTTDEKKLIVGGLRFSEHTVESVMTPRGVVETISKTELIGPLTLDELHKTGHSRFPVIDGDIDHVVGVLHIKELLTSFDHKSETAGEAMEKKVFYINQEQTLDHALAAFLKTRHHLFVVVNGYRETAGILTLEDVIEALLGREIVDEYDLHDDLRAVAARSAHTNNNSPHGTNV, via the coding sequence ATGCAAACTGTCTTTACATTAGGCTTCTCTGCGTTGGCGTTGTTACTTGTTCTTTTAGCAAGCATGACACCGCGACGTACCATTCTTTCTGCATACGAACTCGAGCGACGGCGCAAGCAGGGTAGTGTCACAGCTGCCGATGAGCTAAAGCGTGAGGTATTGCTAGACGATGTACTGTCGGTCAAACATGTGGCTGAGGCTCTGTCACTGGTGTTTGTAGTGATGGCGAGCCTAGCTGCGTTTGGGCCGGTGTTTGGTGTGCTGGCCTCCGTACTGATTGCTCTCGGGTACGGACGAGTCGCTAAAGTCGATATGGTGCATAGTAGCGCCATGCGTGCCTATGAAGCGATCGAGCCCGGGCTGCTGCAATTTCTCGGCCATAACCCTATTGTAGGGCGGGCTATCCGTACCGTGGCACTGGCACCAAACGAACCCGAAATCAGCTCGCGCGAAGAACTCGAGCATCTGGTAGAAGAGGCTGGGCATATACTCACGACCGACGAAAAGAAGCTGATTGTGGGCGGCCTGCGTTTTAGCGAGCACACAGTGGAATCGGTCATGACACCGCGCGGTGTAGTAGAAACCATCTCCAAAACCGAACTCATTGGCCCGCTCACGCTTGATGAACTACACAAGACTGGCCACAGCCGTTTCCCAGTGATAGATGGCGACATCGACCATGTGGTCGGTGTGCTACATATTAAAGAACTGCTGACAAGTTTTGATCACAAGTCCGAAACCGCTGGTGAAGCTATGGAAAAAAAGGTGTTCTACATTAACCAGGAACAAACCCTCGACCATGCGCTCGCGGCATTTTTGAAGACTCGTCACCACTTGTTTGTGGTAGTAAACGGCTACCGCGAAACGGCCGGCATACTCACGCTCGAAGATGTCATAGAAGCCCTGCTTGGCCGTGAAATCGTCGACGAATACGACCTGCATGACGACCTACGTGCTGTCGCCGCTCGCAGCGCCCATACCAACAACAACTCGCCGCATGGGACGAATGTATAG
- a CDS encoding SGNH/GDSL hydrolase family protein, with protein MRIGKRVVVMAAVAAVLVVGLTNGKQLAATSALDWLAPPPTVTYFAEGEQTPDMTENQMPNPCIKQTITYYNPYAYGVNKVESKEACVHIAQNFRLVRNFIQACTWWGCTNYDTEYISLPGDTMFHRVSNLTGGGWDGCWQTSPDTNGIYFICGRLHMVKDLLAYITPSTNGDEHYYEFDAIAGYTYVENETTRTSYTAGATISPNGKWGVLALSSVGLIRINLLDGTLRLFTKDIPSFGYGSDPSYDFSITDDGRYIAAGGNNVGAKVYAVDDTCGEVSVKIKETWYDRYTPINACPNQDLVPIILESSGNPAAGIRSLSYVKFSGDGGQITAFYYPWQGAPGAIHAGWLTITAAGYVKPRAQIDYLALGDSFSSGEGDTERRPNSNLKYYREHTDDDGITVIGSEPIHDRPTEKCHLSTRSYPYILANGMDLGDPTTTPNTPWQSVACSGATAWDVKEHAFGNYLGQGDRLKGYDYEALKAQALNEFIPGRQKQIEFVKKYQPKVITLTMGGNDVDFAGKLFECTTKPWQCNYASISWRDKLRKEMEYQFKNLSDLYAEISNATDSKAKIYVLGYPIFINGNPYAKCSSIFWLDNSEREMINNSIIYLNNIIEQAAKKAGVKYINVENAFGNHRLCDAGSQHVTAVTNVFGASGNEQQEDFHPNHFGHVDLANAVWSAVGGQSLLDYQTCSDPSVKVCPNASVAAADAIVPPYFTEGVPADNTEIHYYTLTNGTLVKMTEAYDVHTQTMVFKSESKVDITLYSDPTSLGQATAASDGSVSTQITIPSSVPVGYHTLVLRGQSPDGTPVELYQTVEVRGSNPNDIDEDGIDDSVDKCTYITPLNIDTDHDGIDDACDPEVNVSEAPYRIRLGDPTRSYANQPEKSNYLYLERNVNATALTGISGDADPDGDGWAVVGASSGKAYSTTTPTSIPDTAPYANFTMTNYDPAATIAPTSPIVPSIYLRAGDFGCVEYKPTSLSKVLPGEVRTLTLTARGLTGSANHCRPEPATADADHDGQPDNTQPLYLARNGDSTKGEDPTRTYLFRNFYAAEAQLGITDYTPTGTPANTPDKATQPLQPWNLLATSKDVGYSPVFNKLTITTDSTGKPWPIILARKHNTTNPSSAICIAYQPDSQTNTTNIKLATQPTRQLQLMKWKDVPEGVGCE; from the coding sequence ATGCGCATAGGCAAAAGGGTAGTAGTGATGGCGGCTGTTGCCGCTGTTTTAGTTGTAGGGCTTACGAATGGAAAACAGCTAGCGGCGACCTCGGCGCTGGATTGGCTTGCGCCCCCACCTACCGTCACCTATTTCGCCGAAGGCGAACAAACGCCTGATATGACAGAGAACCAGATGCCCAACCCCTGCATTAAACAGACTATCACCTACTACAACCCCTACGCTTATGGTGTAAATAAAGTAGAAAGCAAAGAGGCCTGTGTGCATATCGCTCAAAACTTTCGTTTGGTTCGCAACTTCATTCAAGCTTGTACTTGGTGGGGGTGTACCAACTACGACACAGAATACATTAGCTTACCTGGCGATACAATGTTCCACCGAGTATCCAATCTAACTGGCGGGGGTTGGGATGGCTGCTGGCAAACCTCGCCAGATACAAACGGCATATACTTTATTTGCGGTAGATTGCACATGGTCAAAGACCTGCTCGCATACATTACACCAAGCACGAACGGTGACGAGCACTACTACGAGTTTGATGCAATTGCAGGTTATACCTATGTAGAAAACGAGACGACCCGCACATCATACACCGCCGGCGCTACCATATCACCAAACGGTAAGTGGGGTGTGCTTGCACTGAGCTCTGTTGGGCTTATACGCATAAATCTTTTAGACGGCACACTACGATTATTTACAAAAGATATTCCATCATTTGGTTATGGATCTGATCCGAGCTACGATTTCAGCATTACAGACGATGGTCGCTATATTGCCGCTGGCGGCAACAATGTTGGCGCCAAGGTGTACGCTGTCGACGATACATGTGGCGAAGTTTCGGTCAAAATAAAAGAGACCTGGTATGACCGCTACACACCTATCAACGCCTGCCCCAACCAAGACCTAGTACCTATCATTTTAGAGTCGAGCGGCAACCCAGCAGCAGGTATTCGGTCGTTGTCATATGTTAAATTTTCAGGTGATGGCGGTCAGATTACGGCCTTCTATTATCCATGGCAGGGTGCGCCTGGGGCCATTCACGCTGGTTGGCTCACCATTACTGCTGCAGGGTATGTGAAGCCAAGGGCGCAGATAGATTATCTCGCTCTAGGCGATTCATTTAGCAGCGGTGAAGGCGATACAGAGCGTCGACCGAATAGCAATCTGAAGTATTACCGCGAGCATACTGACGACGATGGTATAACTGTTATTGGCAGTGAACCGATACATGATCGGCCTACTGAGAAATGCCATCTTAGCACGCGCTCATACCCATACATTCTGGCGAACGGAATGGATCTTGGCGACCCGACAACTACGCCCAACACTCCTTGGCAGTCGGTAGCCTGTTCTGGTGCGACTGCGTGGGATGTGAAAGAACATGCCTTTGGTAACTATCTTGGTCAGGGCGACCGACTCAAGGGTTATGATTATGAAGCACTGAAAGCACAGGCTCTCAATGAGTTTATACCTGGCAGGCAAAAGCAGATTGAATTCGTAAAGAAATACCAGCCAAAGGTGATCACACTGACGATGGGTGGGAATGATGTGGATTTTGCGGGGAAACTTTTCGAGTGTACAACCAAACCATGGCAGTGTAATTATGCGAGTATATCCTGGAGAGACAAATTGAGAAAAGAAATGGAATATCAATTCAAAAATCTTAGCGATTTGTATGCAGAAATAAGTAATGCCACTGACAGTAAAGCAAAAATATACGTTCTTGGATACCCAATCTTCATTAATGGTAATCCCTACGCAAAATGCAGCAGTATTTTCTGGCTGGATAATAGCGAACGCGAAATGATAAACAACTCAATTATTTATCTTAATAACATCATTGAACAAGCCGCCAAAAAGGCCGGTGTAAAGTATATAAACGTCGAAAACGCATTTGGCAACCATCGCCTATGTGACGCCGGTTCTCAGCATGTGACTGCTGTCACTAATGTGTTTGGCGCGAGTGGCAACGAGCAGCAAGAGGACTTTCATCCCAATCATTTCGGGCATGTTGATCTTGCAAACGCAGTATGGAGTGCAGTTGGTGGACAGAGCCTCCTTGACTACCAAACCTGTAGTGATCCTTCGGTCAAGGTATGCCCGAATGCTTCAGTTGCAGCAGCCGATGCTATCGTGCCGCCATACTTTACCGAGGGAGTTCCCGCAGATAATACAGAAATACATTACTATACACTTACCAACGGCACATTGGTGAAAATGACTGAAGCCTATGATGTCCACACGCAAACCATGGTGTTTAAGTCCGAGTCAAAAGTAGATATAACACTCTACTCTGACCCAACCTCACTTGGTCAGGCTACTGCTGCCTCCGATGGAAGCGTATCTACCCAAATCACTATTCCATCGTCCGTACCCGTAGGCTACCATACACTCGTACTACGCGGTCAGTCACCGGATGGCACGCCGGTTGAGCTGTATCAAACTGTCGAGGTGCGCGGATCCAACCCGAATGATATCGACGAAGATGGTATTGATGACTCTGTCGATAAGTGCACCTATATCACCCCGCTCAATATCGACACCGACCATGACGGCATCGATGATGCATGTGACCCAGAAGTAAATGTATCAGAAGCCCCTTACCGCATTCGCCTCGGTGACCCAACCCGCTCCTACGCCAACCAGCCCGAAAAGTCCAACTACCTCTACCTCGAACGCAACGTCAATGCTACTGCGCTCACCGGCATAAGCGGTGACGCTGACCCAGACGGTGATGGCTGGGCTGTGGTTGGTGCTAGCAGTGGCAAAGCCTATAGCACCACTACGCCTACCAGCATTCCCGATACCGCTCCCTATGCTAACTTCACTATGACTAACTACGACCCAGCAGCTACCATAGCACCAACTAGTCCGATCGTCCCCAGCATCTACCTGCGCGCTGGCGACTTTGGCTGCGTCGAGTACAAACCCACCTCACTTAGTAAGGTATTGCCAGGCGAAGTGCGCACACTCACTCTTACTGCTCGGGGCCTTACCGGTAGTGCCAACCACTGTCGCCCAGAACCAGCCACTGCCGATGCCGACCATGACGGTCAGCCCGACAACACCCAGCCCCTCTACCTCGCACGTAACGGTGACAGCACCAAAGGTGAAGACCCCACCCGTACCTACCTCTTCCGTAACTTCTACGCCGCCGAAGCCCAGCTCGGCATCACCGACTACACGCCCACCGGCACTCCAGCTAACACGCCAGATAAAGCCACTCAGCCCCTCCAACCCTGGAACCTCCTGGCTACTAGCAAAGACGTAGGGTATAGCCCAGTCTTCAATAAGCTCACCATAACTACAGATTCAACTGGCAAACCCTGGCCCATCATTCTCGCAAGAAAGCACAACACAACAAATCCTAGCAGCGCCATTTGCATCGCCTACCAACCAGATAGCCAAACAAATACCACCAACATAAAGCTTGCTACCCAGCCCACCAGGCAGTTACAATTAATGAAATGGAAAGATGTTCCGGAAGGAGTAGGGTGTGAGTAA